Proteins encoded by one window of Lycium barbarum isolate Lr01 chromosome 11, ASM1917538v2, whole genome shotgun sequence:
- the LOC132620124 gene encoding protein FAR1-RELATED SEQUENCE 5-like, whose product MCETTPEEILQGNSHGLVDYEPKLGLEFDSDENPLNFYNEYARRVGFSVRREYLNTNKKLGYVTSRKITCYEGFRRNDKQKEQVKKSRRETRTGCQAHIIVTRQSTGKYRITKVELEHNHSLVPPTMVHMLPSHRKINEVQAHEIDLAEDAVLFSKATFDFMSLQAGGRVNLGYTKLDQKNYLGTKRQKAMRQGEAGVLLECFEKKRIDDPSFFSAADSKMIIDYEIFGDVLSFDTTYQTNREHRPLASFVGLNNHRKMVVFVGALMYDETSESFQWLFETFFKAMSGKKPITIFTDQDAAISKAISLVMPEVHHSLRCIYVYLDEDEFINAWNSILDEYNLHENEWLQGIYALREKLFAAYEKKFFSGGMNSTQLSESLNGDLKDYLQSDYNIVQFFKHYDRAIEDKRYNELQDTCDASQRFPVLKAQVPILAHAREVSKHGHAREYFVKVTEIGHISCTCLKFESMGILCCHIIRILDMVRGVSRSPTEYILKRWTIDAKAEDIKEVDGQYIEIKDPKLITMNRYRVLCPIFVRLEANVSETDDGYKEAIACANELSSKLKEIMKVTAPSLCTSSSGKDLLEANNSKDILTQAKGLKKKDGTRRKKGPKDSVSTGTIFENSDLSASQNMTCASLSHNSVFSLSMEYPSFTQMLTEPLCFNVDAHSQRSYSVPPDQANLFESRGSQKFQDNNTL is encoded by the exons ATGTGTGAAACTACTCCGGAAGAAATTTTACAAGGTAACTCTCACGGGCTAGTAGATTATGAGCCGAAACTTGGACTTGAGTTTGATAGTGATGAGAATCCACTTAATTTTTACAATGAGTATGCAAGAAGGGTTGGTTTTAGTGTTCGCAGAGAGTACCTCAATACAAATAAGAAATTAGGTTATGTGACGTCACGGAAGATTACATGTTACGAGGGTTTTCGTAGGAATGATAAACAAAAAGAACAAGTTAAAAAATCCCGAAGAGAAACTCGAACAGGGTGTCAAGCTCATATTATTGTTACCCGTCAGTCAACGGGAAAGTACCGTATTACTAAAGTTGAGTTGGAACATAATCATTCTCTTGTTCCACCGACAATGGTCCATATGTTGCCATCTCACAGAAAGATAAACGAAGTTCAGGCTCATGAAATAGATTTAGCAGAGGATGCTGTATTATTTTCTAAAGCGACATTTGATTTTATGAGTCTTCAAGCTGGCGGCAGAGTAAATTTGGGTTACACCAAGTTAGATCAGAAGAACTACCTCGGAACAAAACGACAAAAAGCTATGAGACAAGGGGAAGCAG GAGTGCTATTAGAATGCTTTGAGAAGAAGAGAATtgacgacccatctttcttttctGCG GCAGATTCAAAAATGATAATAGACTATGAGATTTTTGGAGATGTGCTCTCATTTGATACCACTTACCAGACGAATAGAGAGCACCGACCCTTGGCTAGTTTCGTTGGATTGAACAATCATAGGAAAATGGTTGTTTTCGTAGGTGCTTTAATGTATGATGAGACTTCAGAGTCATTTCAGTGGTTGTTTGAGACATTTTTCAAAGCAATGTCCGGAAAAAAACCGATAACAATTTTTACAGATCAAGATGCTGCTATAAGTAAGGCTATCTCACTCGTGATGCCTGAAGTTCATCACAGTTT ACGATGCATTTATGTGTATCTGGATGAGGACGAATTTATAAATGCTTGGAATAGCATTCTTGATGAATATAACCTTCATGAAAATGAATGGTTGCAAGGAATATATGCATTAAGAGAAAAATTATTTGCGGCATACGAAAAGAAATTTTTTTCAGGTGGTATGAATAGCACACAATTGAGTGAAAGTTTGAATGGTGATTTGAAGGATTACTTGCAGTCTGATTACAACATCGTGCAATTTTTTAAGCATTACGATCGAGCAATTGAGGATAAGAGATATAATGAGTTGCAAGATACTTGTGATGCATCACAACGATTTCCGGTATTAAAAGCACAAGTCCCTATTTTGGCTCATGCTAGAGAG GTCAGCAAGCATGGACATGCTCGAGAGTATTTTGTGAAGGTGACAGAGATAGGCCATATATCTTGTACTTGCTTGAAGTTTGAGTCCATGGGTATACTGTGTTGTCATATAATAAGAATTCTCGATATGGTAAGAGGAGTTAGTAGAAGTCCAACTGAGTACATTTTAAAAAGGTGGACAATAGATGCAAAAGCCGAAGATATTAAAGAAGTTGATGGGCAATACATAGAGATCAAGGATCCGAAGTTGATCACTATGAATCGTTATAGAGTTCTTTGTCCTATATTTGTTAGATTGGAGGCAAATGTTTCTGAAACAGATGATGGCTATAAGGAAGCAATAGCGTGTGCTAATGAGCTAAGTTCAAAATTGAAAGAAATCATGAAGGTGACAGCTCCATCTCTTTGTACTAGCAGCTCAGGAAAAGATTTATTAGAAGCAAATAATAGTAAAGATATCCTCACACAAGCCAAAGGCTTAAAAAAGAAAGATGGGACGCGACGTAAAAAAGGGCCAAAG GATTCGGTATCAACGGGAACCATTTTCGAGAATTCTGATTTAAGTGCTTCTCAAAATATGACGTGTGCTAGCTTATCCCATAATTCAGTGTTTTCTCTTTCGATGGAATATCCCAGCTTTACTCAAATGCTTACG GAACCTCTTTGCTTTAATGTTGATGCACATTCACAAAGGTCTTATTCAGTTCCTCCTGATCAG GCAAACCTTTTTGAGAGTCGAGGATCGCAAAAGTTTCAAGATAACAATACATTATGA